A genomic stretch from Solanum stenotomum isolate F172 chromosome 8, ASM1918654v1, whole genome shotgun sequence includes:
- the LOC125874262 gene encoding uncharacterized protein LOC125874262, with the protein MASHGNDNLFNSSQNQIRRDAPSDIHNQNQGFLQETGNQVKNMAQGAADIGKGTAQGAVSVARGAALGAANIAQGAADAVKNTVGGANNDNAATGGIPNYLDEYPKHNPTNTNI; encoded by the exons aTGGCCAGCCACGGTAATGACAACCTTTTTAACAGTAGCCAAAATCAG ATAAGAAGAGACGCGCCTTCTGATATCCATAACCAGAACCAAGGCTTCCTTCAAGAG ACTGGGAATCAAGTGAAGAACATGGCACAAGGAGCAGCAGATATTGGAAAAGGAACAGCTCAAGGTGCAGTGAGCGTGGCTCGTGGAGCTGCTTTGGGTGCTGCTAATATTGCTCAAGGTGCGGCTGATGCTGTCAAAAATACTGTTGGAGGAGCAAATAATGACAACGCAGCTACCGGTGGTATCCCAAATTACCTTGATGAATACCCAAAACACAACCCAACTAACACCAACATTTAA
- the LOC125874256 gene encoding uncharacterized protein LOC125874256, producing the protein MPKDRMVNSSSFNGARVSPYDCSSKNTDLPPVENEREWEEARCAICMEHPHNAVLLLCSSGEKGCLPYMCDTSYRHSNCLDQFCKLSSGTQSEVPQERSTISGTMLHRGNQVQPSARTTWSAGGQQPELVCPLCRGQIKGWIVVEAARKFMNSKHRSCSLETCNFNGNYGELRKHARLEHPSDRPAEADPQRLSDWRRLEIQRDVGDTLSAYETPVGDLVPPDEFFEMPAGMFDFLDDVYSEPEDGFSPDINSLLDLEFEFSFLNDLPYVTWSYEEMMMLLD; encoded by the coding sequence ATGCCGAAAGATAGAATGGTGAACTCTTCGTCCTTCAACGGGGCAAGGGTATCTCCTTATGATTGCAGCTCAAAGAATACTGATCTACCACCAGTAGAGAATGAAAGAGAATGGGAAGAAGCTAGGTGCGCTATATGTATGGAGCATCCACACAATGCTGTCCTTCTACTTTGCTCATCCGGGGAAAAGGGTTGCCTGCCTTATATGTGTGACACAAGTTACCGTCATTCAAATTGTCTCGATCAATTTTGTAAACTATCATCTGGAACACAATCAGAAGTTCCACAAGAGCGAAGTACTATATCGGGGACGATGCTCCACAGGGGAAATCAGGTACAACCTTCAGCCAGAACAACCTGGTCTGCTGGGGGACAGCAACCAGAGCTTGTCTGCCCTCTTTGCCGGGGACAGATTAAAGGATGGATTGTCGTAGAGGCAGCTCGTAAATTCATGAATTCCAAACACAGGAGTTGTTCCTTGGAGACATGCAATTTTAATGGCAATTATGGAGAACTAAGAAAGCATGCCAGGCTTGAGCATCCCTCAGACAGGCCAGCCGAGGCTGACCCTCAAAGACTGTCTGATTGGAGAAGGTTGGAGATTCAAAGAGATGTTGGGGATACTCTCAGTGCATATGAGACGCCAGTAGGTGATCTCGTTCCTCCAGATGAGTTCTTTGAGATGCCTGCTGGTATGTTTGACTTCCTAGATGATGTGTACTCTGAGCCTGAGGATGGATTTAGTCCAGACATCAACTCGTTATTGGATTTGGAATTTGAGTTCTCCTTTCTGAATGACCTCCCATATGTGACTTGGTCATATGAAGAGATGATGATGCTGTTGGACTGA